From Nonlabens sp. Ci31, the proteins below share one genomic window:
- the ald gene encoding alanine dehydrogenase has translation MIVGIPKEIKNNESRVGITPAGVFELVKNKHTVCVQSNAGDGSGFLNDDYVKAGALILDTIEQVYGGCEMIVKVKEPIAEEYALIKEGQILFTYFHFASSELLTKAMIKAKAICIAYETVEDQEGGLPLLTPMSEVAGRLAIQQGAKYLEKPVKGRGVLLGGVPGVAPGKVLVLGAGVVGIQAAKMAAGLGAHVTIMDINMKRLRYVNDVMPPHVVTEFSNEFNIRKHIKTHDLIIGGVLLKGAKAPNLITRDMLKEMRPGTVIVDVAVDQGGCVETTKPTTHQDPVYIIDDVVHYCVANMPGAVPCTSTIALTNVTLPFVLKLANMGWEAACEKDAYLKKGLNIISGKVVYEEINEAFGW, from the coding sequence ATGATTGTTGGTATTCCTAAAGAGATTAAAAACAACGAAAGCAGGGTCGGTATAACACCTGCTGGAGTTTTTGAATTAGTAAAAAACAAACATACGGTATGCGTTCAATCAAATGCCGGAGATGGAAGTGGTTTTTTAAATGATGATTATGTAAAGGCAGGAGCTTTAATTCTCGATACTATTGAGCAAGTTTATGGGGGTTGTGAAATGATCGTAAAGGTTAAAGAACCTATTGCCGAGGAATACGCTTTGATAAAGGAAGGTCAGATCCTGTTTACTTACTTTCATTTTGCCTCCAGTGAGCTATTGACAAAAGCCATGATTAAAGCAAAGGCGATTTGCATTGCTTATGAAACTGTTGAAGACCAGGAAGGCGGCTTACCACTACTAACTCCTATGTCTGAAGTAGCCGGAAGATTAGCTATACAACAAGGTGCTAAATATTTAGAAAAACCAGTCAAAGGTCGCGGTGTGCTTTTAGGAGGCGTACCGGGTGTAGCTCCGGGTAAAGTTTTGGTTCTAGGAGCTGGTGTGGTAGGTATACAAGCCGCAAAAATGGCAGCTGGTCTAGGAGCTCATGTTACTATTATGGACATCAACATGAAACGATTGCGTTATGTAAACGATGTCATGCCCCCGCATGTAGTGACAGAATTTTCCAACGAATTTAATATCAGAAAACACATCAAAACTCATGATTTGATCATTGGAGGGGTGCTACTTAAGGGTGCTAAAGCTCCTAATTTGATTACGAGAGATATGCTTAAAGAAATGCGTCCAGGAACAGTGATTGTAGATGTAGCCGTGGATCAAGGTGGTTGTGTAGAGACCACTAAACCTACAACCCATCAAGATCCTGTATATATTATTGATGATGTCGTGCATTATTGTGTAGCTAACATGCCTGGAGCAGTTCCTTGCACCTCTACAATTGCATTGACTAATGTTACTCTTCCCTTTGTGTTGAAATTAGCAAATATGGGTTGGGAAGCTGCTTGTGAAAAAGACGCCTACCTTAAAAAAGGATTGAATATCATCTCTGGTAAAGTAGTTTATGAAGAGATCAATGAAGCTTTTGGTTGGTAA
- a CDS encoding acyl-CoA thioesterase produces MNFHTRKWIKPEDLNPNGTLFGGRLLEWIDEEAALYSVIQLENQKVVTKYMSEINFVGSAKPGDIIEIGIEVSKFGNSSIDLRCVVRNKMTYATIITIESIILVNLGENGKPAAHGKTEVEYQHNRMKNKGFDTD; encoded by the coding sequence ATGAATTTTCATACTAGAAAATGGATCAAACCAGAAGACTTGAATCCTAACGGAACACTCTTCGGAGGAAGGTTACTGGAATGGATTGATGAAGAAGCAGCGCTCTATAGCGTGATCCAATTAGAGAATCAAAAAGTGGTTACTAAGTATATGAGTGAAATCAATTTTGTAGGCAGTGCAAAGCCTGGAGACATTATCGAGATAGGTATAGAGGTCAGTAAATTCGGCAATAGCTCTATCGATTTAAGGTGTGTGGTACGCAATAAAATGACCTATGCGACTATTATTACTATCGAAAGTATCATTCTAGTTAATCTAGGCGAAAACGGAAAACCAGCAGCTCACGGTAAAACTGAAGTAGAATACCAACACAACCGTATGAAAAACAAAGGTTTTGATACTGATTAA
- a CDS encoding TrmH family RNA methyltransferase, with amino-acid sequence MKHLSSPNNAIIRHVEQLQRKSKARKKEGLFIVEGQREVALAARGGYVIDQLLICGPILLHKDQFTNEEVYSFFEMDQHPEIISVTEEVYEKMAYRSGTEGCLAFAKTKSQQLSDLQLTEKPLILIAESTEKPGNIGALLRTADAAKVDAVIIANPTADLYNPNVIRSSVGCVFTVPTAVGSTEEVIEFLKSNSINLYAATLQSSERYDHIDYRNPSAIAVGTEATGLSEEMRAAAKANIIIPMSGEIDSMNVSVSAAIMIFEAKRQRNFI; translated from the coding sequence ATGAAACATCTTTCTAGTCCCAATAACGCGATAATACGTCATGTAGAACAACTGCAGCGTAAGAGCAAAGCACGTAAAAAAGAAGGGCTTTTTATTGTTGAGGGACAACGGGAAGTAGCTCTGGCAGCTCGTGGGGGGTATGTGATTGATCAATTATTGATTTGTGGCCCTATCCTACTCCATAAAGATCAATTTACAAATGAAGAGGTGTATTCATTTTTTGAAATGGATCAACATCCTGAAATCATATCTGTTACAGAAGAAGTCTATGAAAAGATGGCTTATCGCAGTGGAACTGAAGGCTGTCTCGCTTTCGCGAAAACAAAATCACAACAATTATCTGATCTCCAATTAACAGAAAAACCATTAATCCTAATTGCCGAGTCTACCGAAAAACCAGGTAACATAGGTGCTTTATTAAGAACAGCTGATGCTGCAAAGGTAGATGCCGTAATCATTGCTAACCCAACAGCAGATTTATATAATCCCAACGTCATACGCTCCAGTGTGGGTTGTGTTTTTACAGTACCCACAGCTGTAGGAAGCACAGAAGAAGTGATAGAGTTCTTGAAAAGCAACTCCATTAATCTTTATGCAGCGACCTTGCAAAGCAGTGAACGTTACGATCACATCGATTACAGAAACCCTAGTGCTATAGCAGTAGGAACAGAAGCTACAGGATTATCTGAAGAAATGAGAGCGGCGGCAAAAGCTAACATCATCATTCCCATGTCTGGTGAGATAGATTCTATGAACGTTTCTGTAAGTGCTGCAATTATGATCTTCGAGGCTAAAAGACAACGCAATTTTATTTAA
- a CDS encoding NAD(P)/FAD-dependent oxidoreductase gives MEKSQPQITIIGAGVSGLTAALTLQNAGYKSTIYDVNSFVGGRVNSVIKNGLILDQGFQVMLDAYPAVHEFLDVEALKLRKFVPGSMIFKDGKTYRLGDASRDYSFLWSTLVAGVGSLKDKWLVFSLSRKLKQKTLQEVFASPETTTKTYLEEYGFSQKMISSFFTPFYAGIFLETELATSSRMFEFVFKMFTEGNATIPAGGIKAIPEQLASHLPKGTIQLKQKVSAVLGNKITLENGEKFLSDYTIVAAPAGDVVPNLPKEMIPWHQVTVLYFETDHAGFDEAIIGLVSNGEVLINNFHFLQDVFENHRIVISVSVIKKHQLSDQQLAERVIKELREETGIKASELIQLHHIKKALPQLDSLNYSMTPSETQLTEHIFLAGDHLSNGSLNAAMLNGKAAAQAVVSKIESAVLL, from the coding sequence ATGGAAAAAAGCCAACCCCAAATTACTATTATAGGCGCTGGAGTTAGTGGTCTAACTGCTGCTTTAACTTTACAAAACGCTGGTTATAAATCAACCATATATGATGTCAATTCATTTGTGGGAGGACGCGTGAATAGCGTTATTAAAAATGGCTTGATACTCGATCAGGGTTTCCAAGTGATGCTGGATGCCTATCCGGCGGTACATGAATTTCTAGATGTAGAAGCTTTAAAATTGCGCAAATTCGTTCCTGGGTCCATGATTTTCAAAGACGGTAAGACTTATAGGCTTGGTGATGCTTCTAGAGATTACAGTTTCTTATGGAGCACCTTAGTTGCAGGAGTCGGATCTTTAAAAGATAAATGGTTGGTGTTCTCGCTTTCGCGAAAGCTAAAACAAAAAACACTTCAAGAGGTGTTTGCTTCACCAGAAACGACTACAAAAACCTATCTGGAAGAATACGGGTTTTCTCAAAAGATGATATCCAGTTTCTTTACACCTTTTTATGCAGGTATATTCTTAGAAACAGAGCTAGCGACCAGCAGTCGCATGTTTGAATTTGTCTTCAAAATGTTTACAGAGGGCAATGCAACCATACCCGCTGGCGGTATCAAGGCAATTCCAGAGCAACTGGCTTCTCATCTACCCAAAGGTACTATTCAGTTAAAACAAAAAGTAAGTGCTGTCTTAGGAAATAAAATCACATTGGAAAATGGAGAAAAGTTTTTGTCAGATTACACGATTGTTGCAGCCCCAGCGGGAGATGTAGTTCCTAATTTACCTAAAGAAATGATTCCATGGCACCAAGTAACGGTTCTCTATTTTGAAACAGACCACGCCGGTTTTGACGAGGCCATCATAGGTTTAGTATCTAACGGAGAGGTATTGATCAATAATTTTCATTTTTTACAAGATGTTTTTGAAAATCACAGGATTGTAATCAGTGTATCTGTTATTAAAAAGCATCAATTAAGTGATCAACAACTTGCGGAGCGTGTGATCAAAGAATTGAGAGAAGAAACGGGAATCAAAGCATCTGAATTGATTCAATTGCATCACATTAAAAAAGCATTGCCTCAATTGGACTCTTTAAATTATTCTATGACCCCATCAGAAACACAATTGACAGAACATATATTTCTAGCAGGGGACCATTTAAGTAATGGCTCTCTTAATGCGGCCATGTTAAACGGTAAGGCTGCCGCACAGGCTGTGGTGAGTAAGATTGAAAGTGCGGTATTATTGTAA
- a CDS encoding DoxX family protein, with translation MKTFDLLLYFTIVSFLFFGMNCMFNPRMRLEFTRYGLNTLQRLLTGFFQVMGAVGLLYGIFNTKVGIAASAGLCVLMFSGLLVRIRIKDSLYKSSPALVFMVLSGIICYRFIKLL, from the coding sequence ATGAAAACTTTTGATCTCCTACTCTATTTTACCATAGTTTCTTTCCTCTTTTTTGGAATGAACTGCATGTTTAATCCGCGCATGAGGTTGGAATTCACAAGGTACGGCTTGAACACCTTACAGCGCTTACTCACTGGGTTTTTTCAGGTAATGGGCGCTGTAGGTCTCCTTTATGGTATCTTTAATACCAAAGTAGGTATAGCTGCCTCTGCAGGCCTATGTGTTTTAATGTTTTCTGGATTACTTGTTCGGATAAGAATAAAAGATAGTTTATATAAGTCATCCCCCGCTCTTGTTTTTATGGTCCTTAGCGGTATTATTTGCTATAGATTTATAAAATTACTCTAA
- a CDS encoding M48 family metallopeptidase produces the protein MTSTTIFYIIIGILVFDFLLERILGFLNYTWYSKPIPKDLSDVYDQAAYEKSQEYKKANFRFGLMSSTFSFLGILVFLSFQGFAVVDEIARSYATNQILVALLFFGIMMLASELLSLPFSIYSTFVIEEKFGFNKTTVKTFILDKVKGYFLTALLGGGILSLIILCYDWAGANFWWYVWILIFMISLFLNMFYAKLFVPLFNKQAPLEEGALKNKISDYAASVGFQLDKVFVIDGSKRSTKANAYFSGFGSEKRVTLYDTLIEQLTEEEIVAVLAHEVGHYKRKHIVYNLTAGTLTTGFTLWLFSLFVDSSLLSDALGVSIPSFHVGLVAFGLLYAPISTLTGIVMSLLSRRFEYQADYYAKDTYKKEPLISGLKTLSKTSLSNLTPHPAYVWFHYSHPSLQQRITAMNSDVVY, from the coding sequence ATGACTTCAACCACCATATTTTATATTATAATAGGAATACTCGTTTTTGACTTTTTATTAGAACGTATTTTAGGATTTCTTAATTATACTTGGTACTCCAAGCCTATTCCAAAAGACCTGTCAGACGTTTATGATCAAGCAGCCTATGAAAAATCTCAGGAATATAAAAAAGCTAATTTCAGGTTTGGATTGATGTCAAGCACTTTTTCCTTTCTAGGAATTTTAGTGTTTCTGTCTTTCCAAGGTTTTGCTGTAGTAGATGAAATCGCTAGAAGCTATGCAACTAATCAAATCCTGGTGGCTCTATTATTTTTTGGAATTATGATGCTGGCAAGTGAGCTTCTTTCATTGCCTTTTTCTATTTATTCAACCTTTGTGATTGAAGAGAAATTTGGTTTTAATAAAACCACAGTAAAGACTTTTATTTTAGATAAAGTTAAAGGTTATTTCTTAACCGCCCTCTTGGGTGGTGGTATCCTTTCTTTAATTATTCTTTGCTATGACTGGGCCGGAGCTAATTTCTGGTGGTATGTATGGATTTTGATATTTATGATATCCCTATTCCTGAATATGTTTTATGCCAAATTATTCGTACCTCTTTTCAATAAACAGGCACCGCTAGAAGAAGGGGCCTTGAAAAATAAAATCAGTGATTATGCAGCTAGCGTAGGATTTCAATTAGACAAGGTTTTTGTCATTGACGGAAGTAAACGTTCTACAAAGGCAAATGCTTATTTTAGTGGTTTCGGTAGTGAGAAAAGAGTTACTTTATACGATACGTTGATAGAACAATTAACTGAGGAGGAGATAGTCGCTGTCCTTGCTCATGAAGTAGGTCATTACAAAAGAAAGCACATCGTTTACAATTTGACAGCAGGAACTCTAACTACTGGTTTTACACTTTGGCTATTTTCTTTATTTGTTGATAGCAGTTTATTATCAGATGCCTTAGGAGTTAGTATTCCTTCTTTTCATGTAGGACTGGTTGCTTTTGGTTTGCTCTATGCACCTATTTCAACGCTTACGGGTATTGTCATGAGTTTATTATCGAGAAGGTTTGAATATCAAGCTGATTATTACGCCAAGGATACCTACAAGAAAGAACCGCTTATCAGTGGTTTAAAAACACTTTCTAAAACAAGTTTAAGCAATCTAACTCCGCACCCAGCCTACGTTTGGTTTCATTATTCGCATCCTAGTTTACAACAGCGTATTACTGCTATGAATAGCGATGTCGTTTATTAG
- a CDS encoding mechanosensitive ion channel family protein, with protein MLLQENTQEVGFTDKIVSTTLSYYEQFIEYIPRLGVGLTIIILGVFIAGFFGRFTTSRVSKRTQDPLMSRFLGKAIRFMLIIVFVMLALRTAGLGDISAGILATAGASAVVLGFAFKDIGQNFIAGIILSFNRPFNVNDTVEIGANFGRVKELEFRYTKLKTFDGKDVYIPNSDVITQPVTNYTEDGFFRWDFIVGIDYEDDINLAKDCIMQALKIDSKVIEDEGHVNYVIENELATSTINLKVFFWVDTFDFGRVANATRGRVIGNVKRALMEKGFYLPADIQEIKLYGRESDLPLSIKDKRVTKDA; from the coding sequence ATGTTATTGCAAGAAAATACCCAAGAAGTAGGTTTTACAGATAAAATAGTGTCCACTACGCTATCTTATTACGAACAATTTATTGAATACATACCACGACTAGGTGTAGGACTTACCATTATTATACTAGGAGTATTTATAGCTGGCTTCTTTGGTAGGTTTACAACTTCCAGAGTGAGTAAGCGCACACAAGACCCCTTGATGAGCCGTTTCTTGGGAAAAGCAATTCGTTTTATGCTCATCATTGTATTTGTAATGCTAGCGCTTAGAACAGCTGGATTAGGTGATATCAGCGCAGGGATATTAGCTACAGCTGGAGCCAGTGCCGTAGTTTTAGGATTTGCATTTAAAGATATTGGTCAGAACTTTATTGCAGGTATTATTTTAAGTTTTAACCGACCTTTTAATGTGAATGATACCGTAGAAATAGGTGCTAATTTTGGAAGGGTCAAAGAGCTCGAATTTAGATATACTAAACTTAAAACATTTGATGGTAAAGATGTGTATATTCCTAATTCTGACGTTATCACGCAGCCGGTAACCAACTATACTGAAGATGGATTCTTTCGTTGGGATTTTATAGTAGGTATCGATTATGAAGACGATATCAACCTGGCAAAGGATTGCATCATGCAAGCTCTAAAAATAGATTCTAAAGTAATTGAAGATGAAGGACATGTCAATTATGTTATTGAAAATGAGCTAGCTACCAGCACAATAAACTTAAAGGTTTTCTTCTGGGTGGATACTTTTGATTTTGGAAGAGTTGCTAACGCAACTCGTGGTCGTGTGATTGGAAATGTAAAAAGGGCATTAATGGAAAAAGGCTTCTATTTACCAGCAGATATTCAGGAAATAAAGCTATACGGTCGTGAATCTGACTTACCTTTGTCTATTAAAGATAAACGAGTTACAAAAGATGCTTAA
- a CDS encoding DUF3817 domain-containing protein: MLKFFKYLALVEGYSFLLILFLTMPLKYLGGVLLPNKIMGMAHGILFLSYVVIAIVLSQLLKWNFKKLLIVLAMSVVPFGTFWMEDTYLKEDLKAIP; the protein is encoded by the coding sequence ATGCTTAAATTCTTCAAATACTTAGCTTTAGTAGAGGGCTATTCCTTTCTACTCATCCTGTTCCTTACCATGCCTCTTAAATATTTAGGCGGTGTGCTTTTACCCAATAAAATAATGGGAATGGCTCATGGTATTCTTTTTTTAAGTTATGTAGTTATTGCCATAGTGCTGAGCCAACTGTTAAAATGGAACTTTAAAAAATTGCTAATCGTTCTCGCCATGTCGGTAGTTCCTTTTGGGACGTTCTGGATGGAAGATACCTACTTAAAAGAAGATCTAAAAGCTATTCCTTAA